The Streptomyces sp. Je 1-332 genome has a window encoding:
- a CDS encoding aminodeoxychorismate/anthranilate synthase component II, whose product MVGRPGRILVVDNYDSFVFNLVQYLYQLGAECEVLRNDQVELRHAQDGFDGVLLSPGPGTPEQAGVCVDMVRHCADTGVPVFGVCLGMQSMAVAYGGVVDRAPELLHGKTSPVVHDGKGVFAGLPSPFTATRYHSLAAEPATVPAQLEVTARTDDGIIMGLRHRELLVEGVQFHPESVLTEHGHRMLANWLVECGDTGAVGRSSGLAPVVGRATA is encoded by the coding sequence ATCGTCGGGCGGCCGGGCCGCATCCTCGTGGTCGACAACTACGACAGCTTCGTCTTCAACCTCGTCCAGTACCTCTACCAGCTGGGCGCCGAGTGCGAGGTCCTGCGCAACGACCAGGTCGAGCTGCGGCACGCGCAGGACGGCTTCGACGGCGTCCTGCTGTCCCCGGGACCCGGCACGCCTGAGCAGGCGGGCGTCTGCGTCGACATGGTGCGTCACTGCGCCGACACCGGGGTGCCCGTGTTCGGCGTCTGCCTCGGCATGCAGTCGATGGCGGTGGCGTACGGCGGAGTGGTGGACCGGGCGCCGGAATTGCTGCACGGCAAGACGTCCCCGGTGGTCCACGACGGCAAGGGCGTCTTCGCCGGGCTGCCGTCGCCGTTCACCGCGACGCGCTACCACTCGCTGGCCGCCGAGCCGGCCACGGTTCCGGCCCAGCTTGAGGTGACCGCGCGTACGGACGACGGCATCATCATGGGCCTGCGCCACCGTGAACTGCTGGTCGAGGGCGTGCAGTTCCACCCCGAGTCGGTGCTCACCGAGCACGGTCACCGCATGCTCGCCAACTGGCTGGTCGAGTGCGGGGACACGGGAGCCGTTGGCCGATCGAGTGGTCTTGCCCCGGTGGTGGGCAGGGCCACGGCGTGA
- a CDS encoding peptidylprolyl isomerase yields MAERLYATLKTNRGDIEVLLHPNHTPKTVKNFVELAQGEREWVHPETGKKTTDRLYDGTVFHRVISGFMIQGGDPLGNGTGGPGYEFEDEFHPDLAFDKPYLLAMANAGPGTNGSQFFVTVSPTAWLTRKHTIFGEVTNPASQKVVDDIAATQTNPRTDRPVNDVVIESVVIETRTA; encoded by the coding sequence GTGGCCGAGCGGCTTTACGCCACCCTGAAGACCAACCGAGGCGACATCGAGGTGCTGCTGCACCCCAACCACACGCCGAAGACGGTCAAGAACTTCGTCGAGCTCGCTCAGGGCGAGCGCGAGTGGGTCCACCCGGAGACCGGCAAGAAGACCACGGACCGGCTCTACGACGGCACGGTCTTCCACCGCGTCATCAGTGGCTTCATGATCCAGGGCGGCGACCCGCTGGGCAACGGCACGGGCGGCCCCGGCTACGAGTTCGAGGACGAGTTCCACCCCGACCTCGCCTTCGACAAGCCCTACCTGCTCGCCATGGCCAACGCCGGCCCGGGCACCAACGGCTCCCAGTTCTTCGTGACGGTCTCCCCGACGGCCTGGCTCACCCGCAAGCACACCATCTTCGGCGAGGTCACGAACCCGGCGAGCCAGAAGGTCGTCGACGACATCGCGGCCACGCAGACCAACCCGCGCACCGACCGCCCGGTGAACGACGTGGTCATCGAGTCCGTCGTCATCGAGACCCGCACCGCCTGA
- a CDS encoding class E sortase — protein MRVLLRTFSELCITVGTLIVLFVAYVLFWTGVKADNAMDSQIDTLQDRWAQGSVPSGTDDKPTESTPKKPGPYEDGKPFAVMYIPRLGFTWNKPVLQGTGTETLKKGLGHYGDTAQLGQKGNFAVAGHRRTYGDPFKDFPKLRPDDAVVLTDGTTWFTYRIDNKPYKTLPGDVGVIDAVPRKSGYDGPGRYLTLTTCEPEWGHSHRLIVWAHLDGTQPVEAGKPEALRR, from the coding sequence GTGCGAGTGCTGTTGAGAACGTTCAGCGAACTGTGCATCACCGTCGGCACGTTGATCGTGCTCTTCGTGGCGTACGTCCTGTTCTGGACCGGTGTGAAGGCCGACAACGCCATGGACAGCCAGATCGACACCCTGCAGGACCGGTGGGCGCAGGGTTCGGTGCCCTCCGGGACGGACGACAAGCCCACCGAGAGCACTCCGAAGAAGCCCGGCCCCTACGAGGACGGCAAGCCCTTCGCCGTCATGTACATCCCGCGGCTTGGTTTCACGTGGAACAAGCCGGTGCTCCAGGGCACCGGAACCGAAACCCTCAAGAAGGGCCTCGGTCACTACGGGGACACCGCGCAGCTCGGCCAGAAGGGCAACTTCGCCGTGGCGGGCCATCGCCGTACCTACGGAGACCCGTTCAAGGACTTCCCGAAGCTGCGGCCGGACGACGCCGTGGTCCTGACCGACGGCACCACGTGGTTCACGTACCGCATCGACAACAAGCCCTACAAGACGCTGCCCGGCGACGTAGGGGTCATCGACGCGGTACCACGCAAGTCCGGATACGACGGGCCGGGCCGTTACCTCACCCTTACCACCTGTGAGCCAGAGTGGGGTCACAGCCACCGGTTGATCGTCTGGGCGCACCTCGATGGCACCCAGCCCGTCGAGGCCGGGAAACCGGAGGCACTGCGCCGTTAG
- a CDS encoding DUF881 domain-containing protein translates to MSNSADSPTGPGRRPRWRPVRLLTAAVFALAGLIFFTSFNTAKGTNIRTDASLLKLSDLIEERSHKNGKLDESNGTLRDDVESLAERDNGGTKADDARLKALEKNAGTKKLSGDAVSVTLADAPPNATAKLPGYPEPQPNDLVIHQQDLQAVVNALWQGGAEGIKVMDQRLISTSAVRCVGNTLILQGRVYSPPYKVTAVGDPEKLKTALAASPEIQNYMLYVNAYGLGWKVDDDGAVTLPGYSGTVDLHYAKPVE, encoded by the coding sequence TTGAGCAATTCCGCCGACTCCCCCACAGGTCCGGGTCGCCGTCCCCGTTGGCGGCCGGTTCGGCTCCTGACAGCCGCCGTTTTCGCGCTCGCGGGCCTCATCTTCTTCACCAGCTTCAACACGGCCAAGGGCACGAACATCCGCACCGACGCCTCGCTCCTGAAGCTCTCCGACCTGATCGAGGAGCGCAGCCACAAGAACGGCAAGCTGGACGAGTCAAACGGCACGCTGCGCGACGACGTCGAATCCCTGGCCGAGCGCGACAACGGCGGCACGAAGGCCGACGACGCGCGGCTCAAGGCCCTGGAGAAGAACGCGGGTACGAAGAAGCTCAGCGGCGACGCCGTCTCCGTCACCCTCGCCGACGCCCCGCCGAACGCCACCGCCAAGCTCCCCGGCTACCCCGAGCCGCAGCCCAACGACCTCGTCATCCACCAGCAGGACCTCCAGGCCGTGGTCAACGCGCTCTGGCAGGGCGGCGCCGAGGGCATCAAGGTCATGGACCAGCGGCTCATCTCCACCAGCGCCGTGCGCTGCGTGGGAAACACCCTGATCCTCCAGGGGCGCGTCTACTCCCCTCCGTACAAGGTGACCGCGGTCGGTGACCCGGAGAAGCTCAAGACGGCGCTCGCCGCGTCCCCGGAGATCCAGAACTACATGCTGTACGTCAACGCCTACGGCCTCGGCTGGAAAGTCGACGACGATGGGGCGGTGACTCTTCCCGGCTACTCGGGCACAGTGGATCTCCACTACGCGAAGCCCGTGGAGTAA
- a CDS encoding rhomboid family intramembrane serine protease, with product MDQAPGSPQGPQDASSLPRCYRHPDRETGISCTRCERPICPECMISASVGFQCPECVREGSGTGHAPAANQPRTIAGGSIATDPRLITKILLGLNVAVFIAVLAMGDRLVNELVLVGQWPPYPYVPEDGVAEGQWYRLVTSMFTHQEIWHIAFNMLGLWWLGGPLEAALGRARFLSLYVLSGLAGGALTYVVAEPGQASLGASGAIFGLLGATAVLMRRLNYDMRPVIALLALNMLFTFTWSGIAWEAHVGGLVAGVAIAYGMVHAPRERRALVQWGTCAVVLVVVLAAVVIRTAQLV from the coding sequence ATGGACCAGGCACCAGGCAGCCCGCAGGGGCCACAGGACGCATCGAGCCTGCCCCGTTGCTACCGCCACCCGGACCGCGAGACCGGCATCAGCTGCACGCGCTGCGAGCGTCCGATCTGCCCGGAATGCATGATCAGCGCCTCGGTCGGCTTCCAGTGCCCCGAGTGCGTGCGCGAGGGCTCGGGCACCGGACACGCGCCCGCGGCGAACCAGCCGCGCACCATCGCGGGGGGCTCGATCGCCACCGACCCGCGGCTGATCACCAAGATCCTGCTCGGTCTGAACGTCGCGGTGTTCATCGCGGTCCTTGCCATGGGGGACCGTCTGGTCAATGAGCTGGTGCTGGTCGGCCAGTGGCCTCCGTACCCCTATGTCCCGGAGGACGGTGTCGCCGAAGGCCAGTGGTATCGCCTGGTCACGTCGATGTTCACGCACCAGGAGATCTGGCACATCGCGTTCAACATGCTCGGCCTGTGGTGGCTCGGCGGCCCCCTGGAAGCGGCACTCGGCCGCGCCCGTTTCCTCTCGCTCTACGTGCTGTCCGGCCTGGCGGGCGGCGCGCTGACCTACGTCGTCGCGGAGCCGGGCCAGGCCTCGCTCGGGGCGTCCGGGGCGATCTTCGGTCTGCTCGGCGCGACCGCGGTCCTGATGCGGCGCCTGAACTACGACATGCGCCCCGTCATCGCGCTGCTCGCGCTGAACATGCTCTTCACCTTCACCTGGAGCGGCATCGCCTGGGAGGCGCACGTCGGCGGTCTGGTCGCCGGTGTCGCGATCGCGTACGGGATGGTGCACGCGCCCCGCGAGCGGCGAGCGCTCGTGCAGTGGGGGACCTGTGCCGTGGTGCTGGTCGTGGTCCTGGCGGCTGTGGTCATCAGGACCGCGCAGCTCGTCTGA
- a CDS encoding DUF5324 family protein yields MTRIDSVRAATGSARDSVRHAAEAVAPYAGTAKDQAVHYAHESRARLAPKVSQAAEQARVQYGAHVGPRLEQARTHVPPKVDHAAHEAAVRTRRAAKQTRKAAQQAADYSKPRIEQAVAVAQPVREEAASRGAAALAALRGEVSPKEIQRLVRKHNRRARAGRLAKGLVVLGVVAGGAVAAWKWWDKQANPDWLVEPPAATEIPDSAPLTSVDGSGQASLDPEVQAKQAESEASERDDLR; encoded by the coding sequence GTGACCCGCATCGACAGCGTGCGCGCCGCGACCGGTTCGGCTAGGGACAGCGTGCGGCATGCCGCGGAGGCGGTGGCCCCCTACGCCGGAACGGCCAAGGACCAGGCCGTCCACTACGCACACGAGAGCCGTGCACGCCTCGCACCCAAGGTGTCGCAGGCCGCCGAGCAAGCCCGTGTCCAGTACGGCGCTCACGTCGGCCCGCGCCTCGAGCAGGCTCGTACGCATGTGCCGCCGAAGGTGGACCACGCCGCGCACGAGGCCGCTGTCCGCACCCGCAGGGCTGCCAAGCAGACCCGCAAGGCAGCCCAGCAGGCCGCCGACTACTCGAAGCCCCGCATCGAGCAGGCCGTGGCCGTGGCGCAGCCCGTCCGCGAGGAGGCGGCGTCCCGAGGGGCCGCGGCGCTCGCCGCACTGCGCGGCGAGGTCTCTCCCAAGGAGATCCAGCGGCTGGTACGCAAGCACAACCGCCGGGCCCGCGCCGGCCGCCTCGCCAAGGGCCTCGTCGTCCTGGGCGTGGTGGCAGGTGGTGCGGTCGCCGCCTGGAAGTGGTGGGACAAGCAGGCCAACCCGGACTGGCTCGTCGAGCCGCCGGCCGCCACGGAGATCCCCGACAGCGCGCCGCTGACCTCGGTCGACGGCAGCGGCCAGGCCTCCCTCGACCCCGAGGTCCAGGCCAAGCAGGCCGAGTCGGAGGCCTCTGAGCGCGACGACCTGCGCTGA
- a CDS encoding RidA family protein, producing the protein MPVHGPYSPAVRVGDFLFVSAQSGVDPATGTVPADGAEAECRQALLNLERVLHAAGTDLRAVVKTTVFYSDPDDLPAINRVYAETFRVDPPARAAVIVRLAGGRSVSIEAIADTAGRGQEIPDSRTFAAEGEQIAGR; encoded by the coding sequence CTGCCCGTCCACGGCCCGTACTCGCCGGCCGTGCGCGTGGGGGACTTCCTCTTCGTCTCGGCGCAGTCCGGTGTCGACCCCGCGACCGGTACGGTCCCCGCCGACGGAGCTGAAGCAGAGTGCCGTCAGGCCCTCCTCAATCTGGAACGCGTCCTGCACGCCGCGGGCACCGACCTGCGCGCGGTGGTGAAGACGACCGTCTTCTACAGCGACCCGGATGACCTGCCCGCGATCAACCGCGTCTACGCCGAGACGTTCCGCGTCGATCCGCCCGCACGAGCAGCTGTGATCGTCCGCCTCGCGGGCGGCCGGAGCGTTTCCATCGAGGCGATCGCCGACACGGCCGGCCGGGGGCAGGAGATACCCGACAGCCGGACTTTCGCGGCCGAGGGCGAGCAAATCGCCGGCCGGTGA
- the crgA gene encoding cell division protein CrgA, whose translation MPKSRIRKKADDYTPPAKKATNIKLTSRSWVAPVMLAMFLIGLAWIVVFYVTDGKLPIDPLGNWNIVVGFGFIAAGFGVSTQWK comes from the coding sequence GTGCCGAAGTCACGGATCCGCAAGAAGGCCGACGATTACACGCCGCCCGCGAAGAAGGCGACGAACATCAAGCTGACCAGTCGAAGCTGGGTGGCTCCGGTGATGCTCGCGATGTTCCTCATCGGGCTCGCCTGGATCGTCGTCTTCTACGTCACCGACGGCAAGCTGCCGATCGACCCGCTGGGCAACTGGAACATCGTGGTCGGCTTCGGCTTCATCGCCGCGGGGTTCGGCGTCTCCACGCAGTGGAAGTAG
- a CDS encoding FAD-binding protein, translating to MSRVIIVGAGGAGLTAAIEAAEADADVVLVTKAIYQQSSYRWASVGGCTWKTHAFNAAVAEGDSVEAHIRDTIAGGADANDPQLAQTLCEGSRELVFWLESIGLNFEKTDNGFATRPFGGCGAPRGVHLEDRLGFHIQRKLDEKVARLVAAGRVTVYSGLRGTRLLLNPYGQVCGLEAMSVDSLELLEIPGEAVILADGGGASMYAPSAASMDKTCDGLALGLQAGADAVDMEFVQFHPTGLASNVLTFDGTLVEEAVRFDGAILLNRHDERFMFRHDERGEQATRDVVSRGIYRELIEGRAYDDGSVHLDISACRDVIATQYPALLERLVQAGFDPRRETVLPIRPTAHFLMGGLRIDTKAQTSVPGLYAAGETAGGVHGANRLGGNGLSEALVFGRIAGRHAATSGSPATDDGITVTGAYRAPSTGTESVDSVLQALRQSMYLHAGPIRSHRGLIKMLGIISVLEDRTRHIGLGTGSRAAGQVQTYLDLQNLLLASKTIVEAALRREESRGSHFREDFPQREAEFEGLATRLKEGQLAWEPYMHVGGIHPGGIRPGDVHADARAMS from the coding sequence ATGAGTCGAGTCATCATCGTCGGTGCCGGTGGCGCCGGTCTGACCGCCGCCATCGAGGCCGCCGAGGCCGACGCGGATGTCGTACTGGTGACGAAGGCGATCTACCAGCAGTCCTCCTACCGCTGGGCGTCGGTCGGCGGCTGCACCTGGAAGACGCACGCCTTCAACGCAGCTGTGGCGGAGGGCGACAGCGTCGAGGCCCACATCCGTGACACGATCGCCGGCGGCGCGGACGCCAATGATCCGCAGCTGGCACAGACGCTGTGTGAGGGCTCCCGGGAGCTCGTGTTCTGGCTGGAGAGCATCGGCCTGAACTTCGAGAAGACCGACAACGGTTTCGCGACGCGGCCCTTCGGCGGTTGCGGCGCGCCCCGTGGCGTCCACCTCGAAGACCGTCTGGGATTCCACATTCAGCGAAAGCTGGACGAGAAGGTGGCCCGCCTCGTCGCCGCGGGCAGAGTCACCGTCTACTCCGGGCTGCGCGGCACCAGACTCCTCCTCAACCCCTACGGGCAGGTGTGCGGCCTTGAGGCCATGTCGGTCGACAGCCTGGAGTTGCTGGAGATCCCCGGCGAGGCCGTGATCCTGGCAGACGGCGGCGGCGCATCCATGTACGCCCCGTCAGCCGCGTCGATGGACAAGACCTGCGACGGCCTCGCGCTGGGTCTGCAAGCGGGGGCGGACGCCGTCGACATGGAGTTCGTCCAGTTCCACCCCACCGGTCTCGCCTCGAACGTCCTCACCTTCGACGGGACCCTGGTGGAAGAGGCAGTCCGCTTCGACGGTGCCATCCTCCTCAACCGTCATGACGAGCGGTTCATGTTCCGGCATGACGAGCGGGGCGAGCAGGCGACCCGCGACGTGGTCTCGCGCGGTATCTACCGGGAGCTGATCGAGGGCCGTGCATACGACGACGGGTCCGTTCACCTCGACATCAGTGCCTGCCGGGACGTGATCGCCACGCAGTACCCGGCGCTTCTCGAGCGCCTGGTCCAGGCAGGATTCGACCCCCGTCGCGAGACGGTCCTGCCGATCCGGCCGACGGCCCACTTCCTGATGGGCGGGCTACGGATCGACACGAAGGCCCAGACCTCCGTACCCGGCCTGTACGCGGCGGGGGAGACCGCCGGTGGTGTGCACGGCGCCAACCGGCTCGGCGGCAACGGCCTCTCCGAAGCGCTCGTGTTCGGGCGTATCGCCGGCCGTCACGCCGCGACCTCCGGTTCCCCGGCGACGGACGACGGCATCACGGTCACCGGCGCATACCGTGCCCCCAGCACAGGAACCGAATCCGTCGACAGCGTGCTTCAGGCCCTGCGCCAGAGCATGTACCTCCACGCCGGGCCGATCCGCAGCCACCGCGGACTGATCAAGATGCTCGGCATCATCAGCGTGCTCGAGGACCGCACGCGGCACATCGGCCTCGGCACCGGTTCACGGGCCGCCGGGCAGGTGCAGACCTACCTCGATCTCCAGAACCTGCTCCTGGCCTCCAAGACGATCGTGGAAGCGGCGCTGCGGCGCGAGGAGTCGCGCGGATCCCACTTCCGAGAGGATTTCCCCCAGCGGGAGGCAGAGTTCGAGGGGTTGGCCACGCGGTTGAAGGAGGGCCAGCTCGCATGGGAGCCGTACATGCACGTCGGCGGTATCCACCCCGGCGGTATCCGCCCCGGCGATGTGCACGCTGACGCGCGCGCGATGTCATGA